From Methanosarcina lacustris Z-7289, one genomic window encodes:
- a CDS encoding metal-dependent hydrolase: MVNTFSHLGVGFLIALALGFKGKKRNVLAFLSILPDLDFIPYILFTLVSDSVSHETRNQLFYLLGHREFMHSILFILLVTSLIWLKTKDRLFTAAGFAAIFSHVYLDYATSWKMRPLYPFSTDTSIMGAVYFFDPLANLLPLLPLFVVFVGYMKSRGKWNGKFKNFCTFVTENRRSLYKTLAVVLVVWLAVLPVAKIFLVNNISDAEGTKISYQNTYPSSPGKFLTAYSYNSTHYKIMEVSYWSGIERSDYIEKINVTGDVPETSAYAERAEKLYLTAAPQEVDYPVYSVSEKNGSVTVMLSDARNPYVGMWAYFRTVYRFVFDTESGDYVAYASMQGEKEEKLGDNWFG; this comes from the coding sequence ATGGTAAACACATTCTCCCACCTGGGAGTCGGCTTTCTGATTGCTCTGGCTCTTGGCTTCAAAGGAAAAAAACGTAACGTTCTGGCATTCCTGTCAATCCTCCCTGACCTGGATTTCATCCCGTACATCCTGTTCACCCTCGTCAGCGACAGCGTAAGCCATGAGACGCGAAACCAGCTCTTTTACCTGCTGGGCCACAGGGAGTTCATGCATTCCATTCTTTTCATCCTGCTTGTCACGTCTCTTATCTGGCTTAAGACAAAAGACCGCCTTTTTACGGCTGCCGGGTTTGCAGCAATCTTCTCCCACGTTTATCTGGATTACGCCACCAGCTGGAAAATGCGCCCCTTATACCCTTTCAGCACCGATACGTCCATCATGGGAGCCGTATACTTCTTCGACCCCCTGGCAAATCTCCTTCCTCTGCTGCCCCTTTTTGTCGTGTTTGTAGGATATATGAAAAGCCGGGGAAAATGGAACGGCAAATTCAAGAACTTCTGTACCTTTGTTACTGAAAACCGGCGCAGCCTCTATAAAACCCTTGCAGTTGTGCTGGTGGTCTGGCTTGCAGTGCTGCCGGTGGCAAAAATATTTCTTGTGAATAATATTTCCGACGCAGAGGGGACAAAAATCAGCTACCAGAATACCTATCCTTCCTCGCCCGGAAAGTTCCTTACCGCATATTCCTATAACTCCACCCACTACAAGATTATGGAAGTCAGCTACTGGTCAGGGATCGAAAGAAGCGATTATATCGAAAAAATCAACGTGACCGGCGACGTCCCCGAGACCTCCGCCTACGCCGAAAGAGCCGAAAAACTCTACCTCACAGCTGCTCCTCAAGAAGTCGATTATCCTGTTTATTCGGTTTCGGAAAAAAACGGCTCGGTAACTGTCATGCTGAGTGATGCCAGGAATCCCTATGTTGGGATGTGGGCGTATTTTAGAACGGTTTACAGGTTTGTTTTTGATACGGAGAGCGGGGATTATGTGGCATATGCAAGTATGCAGGGGGAAAAGGAAGAGAAATTGGGGGATAACTGGTTTGGGTGA
- a CDS encoding dienelactone hydrolase family protein yields MKIRYILLMFLLVAFLLGASGCTDSGSSGPEVPAPSPDVPAVPRASGTASTETLNETVNITGESQAYPVYTAAPAAEGKYPAVVLIHSFNGFEPGYQEMVDRMAADGFVVVAPQWQTYSRSPPDSEVEALVRNSVSYLEGRDDVDSEKLGLTGFCAGGRYTMLFLPQIKEFKSGVAWYGFPYSGGSETQPNEPASLIDQLDVPMLIIHGTRDQASNISDIYRYAGELDAADKYFEMKVYQGEPHGFMIKDGELSESFVAQDAYGEMTDFFNRTLN; encoded by the coding sequence TTGAAAATAAGATATATATTACTGATGTTTTTGCTTGTAGCATTTCTGCTCGGTGCTTCAGGCTGTACGGATTCGGGGAGTTCAGGACCTGAAGTCCCTGCACCCAGTCCCGATGTCCCAGCTGTTCCCAGAGCTTCAGGGACCGCTTCAACTGAAACCCTAAATGAAACCGTTAACATCACTGGTGAAAGCCAGGCTTATCCGGTATATACTGCTGCTCCGGCTGCAGAGGGAAAATACCCGGCTGTGGTGCTGATTCATTCCTTTAATGGGTTTGAGCCAGGCTACCAGGAGATGGTGGACAGGATGGCAGCAGACGGGTTTGTGGTGGTCGCTCCGCAGTGGCAGACCTATTCCCGCTCTCCTCCTGATTCAGAAGTGGAAGCCCTTGTCAGAAACAGCGTAAGTTACCTTGAGGGCAGGGATGATGTTGATTCGGAGAAACTGGGCCTTACCGGTTTTTGTGCGGGCGGCAGATATACTATGCTTTTCCTGCCCCAGATCAAGGAGTTCAAGTCAGGAGTTGCCTGGTATGGTTTCCCTTACTCAGGTGGGTCTGAGACCCAGCCGAATGAGCCGGCAAGCCTGATAGACCAGCTTGATGTGCCTATGCTTATCATTCACGGGACCCGTGACCAGGCAAGCAATATATCAGACATCTACAGATACGCCGGCGAACTGGATGCTGCTGACAAATACTTCGAAATGAAAGTTTACCAGGGAGAACCTCACGGCTTCATGATCAAAGATGGTGAGCTTTCAGAGAGTTTTGTCGCACAGGACGCATATGGAGAGATGACAGATTTCTTTAACAGGACGCTGAATTAA
- a CDS encoding SWIM zinc finger family protein produces MAAYWDNYGHYEPTKPIEVKGGIKAKSKRGGFAQSWWAKRWIKTLENFNIGARLTRGKSYARKGQVTSIKIETGLVKAKVQGSSPKPYSVTIKVRTLNGSEWDLLAEKLSLKPIFAAKLLAGEMPEDIEAVFEDSGISLFPEKLDDLETDCSCPDWSNPCKHIAAVYYLLGEEFDRDPFLIFKLRGVDMDDFMSLLGRGPDLESGEQASESGIFIKKPDDEIETETGAKARTGAKTKAKAGAKTKAGVKAKAKAGTGAEAEIGTGARTDGGTGTVAETGGEIKTVAEAGTRTEAETSPFSPAPLPLEPEAFWGRSPESPEEVKGPSLKAHIPPVPAALPKRLGKFPFWRGEEDLLEVLEEIYSKASPAGMRVFLGERK; encoded by the coding sequence ATGGCAGCTTACTGGGATAATTATGGTCATTACGAGCCCACAAAACCCATTGAGGTAAAAGGTGGGATCAAGGCAAAATCGAAACGTGGAGGTTTTGCCCAGAGCTGGTGGGCTAAACGCTGGATAAAGACCCTTGAAAACTTTAACATCGGAGCCAGGTTGACCCGCGGCAAAAGCTATGCCAGAAAAGGCCAGGTAACGTCCATAAAGATAGAAACAGGGCTTGTGAAAGCAAAAGTCCAGGGATCAAGTCCGAAACCTTATTCCGTTACAATTAAGGTCAGGACCCTGAACGGTTCCGAATGGGACCTTCTGGCCGAAAAACTTTCCCTGAAACCCATCTTTGCAGCAAAGCTCCTCGCAGGTGAGATGCCGGAAGACATTGAAGCCGTCTTTGAGGACTCCGGAATCTCCCTCTTTCCCGAAAAACTTGACGACCTTGAAACCGATTGTTCCTGCCCGGACTGGTCCAACCCCTGCAAGCACATCGCAGCCGTCTACTACCTGCTCGGGGAAGAATTTGATAGGGACCCCTTCCTCATTTTCAAGCTAAGAGGAGTGGATATGGACGATTTCATGTCCCTTCTGGGAAGAGGACCGGACCTGGAATCCGGAGAACAGGCATCGGAATCAGGAATATTTATCAAAAAACCCGACGATGAAATTGAAACTGAAACTGGAGCCAAAGCTAGAACTGGAGCCAAAACCAAAGCCAAAGCCGGAGCCAAAACCAAAGCCGGAGTCAAAGCCAAAGCCAAAGCCGGAACCGGAGCAGAAGCAGAAATTGGAACTGGAGCTAGAACCGACGGTGGAACCGGAACTGTAGCTGAAACCGGGGGTGAAATAAAAACTGTAGCTGAGGCCGGAACCAGAACCGAAGCAGAAACATCTCCTTTTTCCCCAGCGCCCCTGCCCCTTGAGCCGGAAGCCTTCTGGGGCAGGTCTCCGGAAAGTCCTGAAGAGGTAAAGGGTCCCAGCCTCAAAGCCCATATCCCTCCTGTCCCGGCAGCCCTCCCGAAAAGGCTCGGAAAATTTCCTTTCTGGCGTGGGGAAGAGGATTTGCTTGAAGTGCTGGAAGAAATCTACAGCAAAGCTTCACCTGCGGGGATGAGGGTCTTTTTAGGGGAGAGGAAATGA
- a CDS encoding DEAD/DEAH box helicase, translating to MIILHAGRDEKQFFVWGEGPAEEENLAVKRGRPPKNPVEKPYPFDAGVEGLSSALEMLSVDPSRRETGKITVWMPTRAGSPIPSSPLITDTPDSKAKLTLSPWTVSAYLLEAGELTDFLCTCMGKKVLAPGIIPGNDLIWWAEALKFAGSLAAGQKYLPGVRVEDGKYVAIWEPVFAGEDAEELVKLAKQMPPVARALTQNPTPDLSAQPPELPAQPPEMPAAFVLREFIAGSLDNIVRSAFEKKELPEKKHKKPSSPSFDSVHDAWVYALQSQNRQIHGDENEIIQLAARTREWQRPLAILTTSPFRLCFRLEEPEEGEEGEETEVAAGIEVPESLWYIRYLLQPYEDPSLLIPVKEAWKPKKGSPLKRYDVKNIRQFLLSSLGQAACISTGIAASLEVPNPSGYALDSRGAYEFLTEKAAALSQAGFGMLLPGWWTRKGTKAYLKAQAKVQSKQQQPGGGLTLDKIIDFDWEIALGDRALTIEELLALAELKSPLVKIRGQWVEVNDKEIRAALEFWKKNPHGEASLRDVVKMALGASEKADGFDFEGLNATGWIEELIHQLKDRAGFEELKAPEAFSGTLRPYQVRGYSWLAFLRQWGLGACLADDMGLGKTIQTLALIQRDWEQVEARDRKPVLLVCPTSVINNWRKEATKFTPGLPVMVHHGVSRKKEMEFMEEAQKHAIVVSSYGLLQRDIKFLKDVPWAGVVLDEAQNIKNPETKQAKATRTLEVDYRIALTGTPVENNVGDLWSIMEFLNPGFLGNRASFKRNFFIPIQAEHDQDATQRLKDITGPFILRRLKTDQSIISDLPEKMEMKTYCTLTKEQASLYAAVLKDVEEAIDEAEGIQRRGIILSTLMRLKQVCNHPAQFLKDNSSIPDRSGKLARLSEMLETILENGEKALVFTQFAEMGRMLKEHLQERFGCEVIFLYGGVSRKQRDRMVERFQEGKEYLPIFILSLKAGGTGLNLTGANHVFHFDRWWNPAVENQATDRAFRIGQTKNVEVHKFICAGTLEERIDEIIERKVQVAENVVGTGEDWLTELSNEELKDLFALREEAVGE from the coding sequence ATGATTATCCTGCATGCCGGAAGGGACGAAAAACAGTTTTTTGTATGGGGCGAAGGCCCTGCTGAAGAGGAGAATTTAGCAGTTAAACGGGGAAGGCCCCCAAAAAATCCTGTGGAAAAACCCTATCCTTTCGATGCAGGTGTTGAAGGTCTGTCCTCTGCCCTTGAGATGCTTTCAGTCGATCCCAGCCGGAGAGAGACCGGAAAGATCACTGTCTGGATGCCAACCCGCGCCGGAAGTCCCATCCCTTCAAGCCCTTTAATTACCGATACTCCGGATTCGAAGGCAAAGTTAACCCTGTCCCCCTGGACTGTTTCTGCATACCTTCTGGAAGCCGGCGAGCTTACGGACTTTCTCTGCACCTGTATGGGAAAAAAGGTCCTTGCCCCCGGCATAATTCCTGGGAATGACCTCATCTGGTGGGCGGAAGCCCTTAAATTTGCAGGTTCTCTGGCAGCTGGACAGAAATACCTGCCAGGCGTCAGGGTTGAGGACGGGAAATATGTGGCTATCTGGGAACCTGTATTTGCCGGAGAGGATGCGGAAGAGCTGGTAAAGCTTGCAAAGCAAATGCCCCCTGTCGCCAGGGCTCTTACTCAAAATCCCACTCCTGATCTTTCAGCCCAACCTCCTGAGCTTCCAGCCCAACCTCCGGAAATGCCTGCGGCTTTTGTGCTCCGGGAGTTTATTGCCGGGTCTCTTGACAACATTGTCCGCTCTGCGTTTGAAAAAAAAGAGCTCCCTGAAAAGAAGCACAAAAAGCCTTCATCTCCTTCTTTTGACAGCGTCCATGATGCCTGGGTCTACGCCCTTCAAAGCCAAAACCGGCAGATCCACGGAGACGAAAATGAGATTATTCAGCTTGCAGCCCGGACCCGGGAGTGGCAGCGCCCCCTCGCCATCCTGACCACTTCTCCTTTCAGGCTCTGCTTCCGCCTGGAAGAACCTGAAGAAGGGGAGGAAGGGGAAGAAACCGAAGTAGCTGCGGGCATAGAAGTCCCGGAGAGTCTGTGGTACATCCGCTATCTGCTCCAGCCATATGAAGACCCGAGCCTCCTGATCCCCGTAAAAGAAGCCTGGAAGCCAAAAAAGGGAAGCCCATTAAAAAGATATGACGTGAAAAACATTCGCCAGTTCCTTCTCTCATCTCTAGGGCAGGCTGCTTGCATCAGTACAGGAATTGCTGCCAGCCTTGAGGTTCCCAACCCTTCCGGCTATGCCCTGGACAGCCGGGGAGCATATGAGTTCCTGACCGAAAAAGCAGCGGCTTTGAGCCAGGCTGGTTTCGGGATGCTGCTTCCGGGATGGTGGACCCGTAAAGGCACAAAAGCCTATTTAAAGGCACAGGCAAAAGTCCAGAGCAAGCAGCAGCAGCCCGGGGGCGGGTTGACCCTTGACAAAATAATCGACTTTGACTGGGAAATTGCCCTAGGGGACAGGGCGTTGACCATTGAAGAACTGCTGGCTCTGGCAGAGCTCAAGTCTCCGCTTGTGAAGATCCGCGGGCAGTGGGTAGAGGTAAACGATAAGGAAATCCGGGCTGCCCTTGAGTTCTGGAAAAAGAACCCCCACGGGGAAGCAAGCCTGCGAGATGTTGTAAAGATGGCACTTGGAGCTTCCGAAAAAGCCGACGGTTTTGACTTTGAAGGGCTCAACGCGACAGGCTGGATCGAAGAACTTATCCATCAGCTGAAGGACAGGGCCGGGTTTGAAGAACTCAAAGCTCCGGAAGCCTTTTCCGGGACGCTTCGCCCTTACCAGGTCCGCGGCTATTCCTGGCTTGCTTTCCTGCGGCAGTGGGGGCTTGGCGCCTGCCTTGCAGACGACATGGGGCTTGGAAAAACCATCCAGACCCTTGCCCTTATCCAGCGGGACTGGGAACAAGTTGAAGCCCGGGACCGGAAACCTGTCCTGCTTGTCTGTCCGACTTCAGTGATCAATAACTGGAGAAAAGAGGCAACGAAGTTTACTCCGGGACTTCCTGTAATGGTTCACCACGGCGTCAGCCGGAAAAAGGAAATGGAATTTATGGAGGAGGCACAGAAACATGCTATCGTTGTCTCAAGTTACGGGCTCCTTCAGAGGGATATCAAGTTCTTAAAAGATGTCCCCTGGGCAGGAGTTGTGCTTGATGAAGCCCAGAACATCAAAAACCCGGAGACTAAACAGGCAAAGGCAACCCGGACCCTGGAGGTAGATTACCGGATAGCTCTGACCGGGACCCCGGTAGAGAACAACGTGGGAGACCTCTGGTCCATCATGGAGTTTTTAAACCCGGGCTTCCTTGGAAACCGTGCAAGTTTTAAAAGGAACTTCTTTATCCCTATCCAGGCTGAACACGACCAGGATGCTACCCAGCGGCTAAAAGATATAACAGGCCCCTTCATCCTCCGCCGCCTGAAAACCGACCAGTCGATTATCTCCGACCTGCCGGAGAAAATGGAGATGAAGACTTACTGCACGCTTACAAAGGAGCAGGCTTCCCTTTACGCCGCAGTCCTCAAGGATGTGGAAGAAGCAATAGATGAAGCCGAGGGTATCCAGAGAAGAGGCATCATCCTCTCTACGCTTATGAGACTCAAACAGGTCTGCAACCACCCTGCCCAGTTCCTTAAGGACAACTCCAGCATCCCGGACAGGTCCGGAAAGCTTGCACGGCTTTCGGAAATGCTTGAAACCATCCTTGAAAACGGAGAAAAGGCTCTTGTTTTCACCCAGTTTGCGGAGATGGGCAGGATGTTAAAAGAGCACCTGCAGGAACGTTTTGGCTGTGAAGTAATCTTCCTGTACGGAGGAGTTTCCAGAAAACAGCGGGACCGGATGGTCGAGCGCTTCCAGGAAGGAAAAGAGTATCTTCCGATCTTCATCCTCTCCCTCAAAGCCGGAGGTACGGGGCTTAACCTTACAGGGGCCAACCACGTCTTCCACTTTGACCGCTGGTGGAACCCTGCTGTGGAAAACCAGGCTACTGATAGGGCGTTCCGTATCGGGCAGACGAAAAATGTCGAGGTGCACAAGTTCATCTGTGCAGGCACCCTGGAAGAAAGAATCGATGAGATTATAGAGCGCAAAGTGCAGGTTGCAGAAAACGTTGTCGGAACAGGTGAAGACTGGCTGACGGAACTTTCCAACGAGGAATTGAAGGACCTGTTTGCCCTTAGAGAAGAAGCGGTAGGTGAATAA